A section of the Deltaproteobacteria bacterium genome encodes:
- a CDS encoding acetate--CoA ligase family protein — translation MKLIEQAVREGRSSLSEYESKQLLSHFGIPVTREVLIHDIKELGAAAREIGYPLVLKGCSPDVRHKSEKGLIRMDIRNDREAERAFEEIVRTMNGQAGSILIQEMIRGQRELVVGLIRDPQFGPCVMFGLGGIFTEILKDVSFRMAPLEKKDALEMMKEIKGRRILEAVRGLEPVDLDALVDILISVGRIGLEHDAIKEIDLNPVIISGTRPIVVDALVILN, via the coding sequence ATGAAACTCATAGAACAAGCCGTGCGTGAGGGTAGGTCCAGTCTTAGCGAGTACGAGTCCAAACAGCTTTTGAGTCATTTTGGAATCCCGGTCACCAGAGAAGTGCTGATCCATGACATCAAGGAACTCGGGGCCGCGGCCCGCGAAATAGGATATCCCCTGGTGCTGAAAGGATGTTCGCCGGACGTCCGGCACAAGAGCGAAAAGGGGCTCATCCGGATGGACATCCGGAACGATCGGGAAGCCGAGCGCGCCTTCGAGGAGATTGTCCGGACCATGAACGGGCAAGCCGGGTCCATACTGATCCAGGAGATGATCCGAGGTCAACGGGAACTGGTGGTGGGTTTGATTCGCGATCCCCAGTTCGGTCCGTGCGTGATGTTCGGTTTGGGAGGGATTTTCACGGAAATTTTGAAAGACGTCTCCTTTCGGATGGCCCCCCTCGAAAAGAAAGACGCTCTGGAAATGATGAAAGAGATCAAGGGGCGCCGGATCCTGGAGGCCGTGCGCGGCCTGGAACCCGTGGATCTGGACGCTCTGGTCGATATCCTGATATCCGTGGGGCGCATCGGACTCGAGCACGACGCCATCAAGGAAATCGACCTGAACCCGGTCATTATATCCGGAACCCGGCCCATCGTAGTGGACGCACTGGTAATCTTGAACTAG
- a CDS encoding NAD(+)/NADH kinase → MKPVGIIANPASGKDIRRLVAYGSVFDNNEKVNIVRRVILGLDSLGVRTVFFMPDFYGIGVRAMDGLDVSLDVCFLQMEPEGTQDDSTRAARLMNELGVACIITLGGDGTNRAVAKTCRNTPLLPISTGTNNVFPAVVEGTLAGIAAGVTALNSASDAEFIKRVPRLEIRRSTQLVDMALVDVVVSEPGFIASRALWDVSKLREIFLARAEPENIGFSSIGGLLCGLNPDSGKGVHIIIGEGNCRVKAPIAPGLIRTVPIKEFRIFEPGEEIPISQTPAMIAVDGERELVVKQGDRLSVALNLEGPRVVDIALALRQASDKGLFFEPQS, encoded by the coding sequence TTGAAACCTGTTGGAATTATAGCCAATCCGGCCTCCGGTAAAGACATACGACGCCTGGTCGCCTATGGTTCGGTTTTTGACAACAACGAAAAGGTCAACATCGTGCGAAGGGTAATCCTCGGCCTGGATTCGCTGGGAGTTCGCACGGTCTTCTTCATGCCGGACTTTTACGGCATCGGGGTCCGCGCCATGGACGGACTGGATGTGTCCCTCGATGTTTGCTTCCTGCAAATGGAGCCCGAAGGAACCCAGGACGATTCGACCCGGGCCGCCCGGCTCATGAACGAGCTGGGGGTGGCCTGTATCATCACCCTGGGCGGCGACGGCACTAACCGTGCCGTGGCCAAGACCTGCCGGAACACACCCCTCCTGCCCATATCCACCGGAACCAACAACGTGTTTCCCGCCGTGGTGGAAGGCACCCTGGCCGGTATCGCCGCGGGCGTGACCGCGCTGAATTCCGCTTCCGACGCCGAGTTCATCAAGCGGGTTCCGCGTCTGGAAATCCGGCGGAGCACCCAACTGGTGGACATGGCCCTCGTAGACGTAGTCGTGTCCGAACCCGGTTTTATTGCATCCCGGGCCTTGTGGGACGTTTCGAAACTTCGGGAGATTTTCCTGGCCAGGGCGGAGCCCGAGAACATCGGGTTCTCTTCCATAGGCGGACTTCTTTGCGGATTGAACCCGGACTCGGGAAAGGGCGTGCATATTATCATTGGTGAAGGAAATTGTAGGGTCAAAGCCCCCATTGCTCCGGGTCTGATTCGCACGGTCCCCATTAAGGAGTTCCGCATTTTCGAGCCGGGCGAGGAAATCCCGATTTCTCAAACACCCGCCATGATTGCTGTGGACGGCGAACGAGAGCTGGTTGTCAAACAAGGAGATCGGTTATCCGTGGCCCTGAACCTCGAGGGCCCCAGGGTGGTCGATATCGCCCTGGCCTTGAGGCAAGCCTCGGACAAAGGTCTTTTCTTTGAACCTCAATCTTAG
- a CDS encoding IclR family transcriptional regulator → MVLDKKASRHAPAVDRAMDVIELMASTERDLSLSEILEKTRIPRQSLIRILHTLCDRGVLDRIGQRGGYRLGMRLLYLGHRLKDKIQLRSQAWPSMQQLAQVTHKTIELSTFDRDQLILIEQIEGTEGVRLYSRVGSAFPYLHAVSVGKVYLAHMDPDKRRNVLQKIGLPQVTEHTITDLDKLEEELQKIRENGYAFEDQELRKGVRRVAAPIYDFKDDIAGGLSIAATILSFELKDVDALGRLTVETASEISRNMGRHPGKRDGRIE, encoded by the coding sequence ATGGTTCTTGACAAGAAAGCTTCCCGGCACGCTCCGGCGGTGGATCGCGCCATGGATGTCATCGAACTCATGGCCTCCACGGAGCGAGACCTGTCGCTTTCGGAAATCCTTGAGAAAACACGGATCCCGAGGCAGTCGCTCATCCGGATACTCCATACCCTCTGTGATCGAGGGGTCCTCGATCGTATCGGGCAAAGAGGCGGCTATCGCCTGGGTATGCGGCTGCTTTATCTGGGCCATCGACTCAAGGACAAAATCCAGTTGCGCTCCCAAGCGTGGCCGAGCATGCAGCAACTGGCTCAGGTAACGCACAAAACCATCGAACTCAGCACCTTCGACAGGGATCAACTCATCCTGATCGAACAGATCGAGGGCACGGAAGGCGTTCGTCTCTATTCGCGCGTGGGAAGCGCTTTTCCGTACCTCCATGCCGTTTCCGTCGGCAAAGTCTACCTGGCCCACATGGATCCGGACAAACGGCGAAACGTGCTCCAAAAAATCGGACTGCCGCAGGTCACGGAACACACCATCACCGATCTCGACAAGCTCGAGGAAGAACTTCAGAAGATCCGAGAAAACGGGTATGCCTTTGAAGATCAGGAGCTTAGAAAAGGTGTGCGGCGCGTGGCCGCCCCGATTTACGATTTCAAGGATGACATTGCCGGTGGATTGAGCATTGCGGCTACGATACTCAGTTTCGAGCTGAAAGATGTGGACGCGTTGGGCCGATTGACTGTGGAAACAGCGTCGGAGATCTCTCGAAACATGGGAAGACATCCCGGGAAGAGGGACGGGCGGATTGAATAA